In Myxococcales bacterium, the DNA window GACTGGCCGTCGCCCCAGACCTCGGCCTTGAGATCGCCTTCGGGGCTCTCGCTGCGGGCGTCGAACTCGATGCGCGCGTTGATCGGGAGCACGCGGTTCAGCCACACGCCGTGGTTTCGGGCGCCCTGGCCACAGAGCCAGCCGTTCTCGATGCGCCAGGCCGACGTCTTGGCTTGGGTCCAGTCGGGGCCGAGGTTCGAGGCCTCGAGGTCCTTGTGGGGGTCTTTGTGGGGGTCCTTGTGGGGCTCTTTGGTACCGGCTTCGGTGACCGCGAGCGGGCCACCCTCGGCGGCTTGGGCGTCCGATTTTGCTAGTTCTTTCGAAGGCTTGGACGCATCTGGCTTGAGGGCTCCGGCCTCGGCCTGGGTGGCCTGGGCGCCCGCTTCGGCCGATTGGGCCCCCGAGTCTCCGGCGCCCGCGTCCGGGGCCTGCGGCTTTCGCTCGAAATCGTCGAAGAAAGGTTCGGTCATGATGCCGAACGACGGCACGAACGCGGCGACCGCGCTCGCCTGCGTGGAGGGGCCCGAGTCTTCGGGGACGGCATTTCCTGGCGGAACGCAGGCCCCGAGGGCGAGGCAGGCGGCGACCGCGGAGGGCATCCCGAGCGAGGCGAGGCGGACGATTCCCATGGCGAGGCCTGTGTACCACGAAACCGGCCCGGGCACGGCCTGTGCGCCCCATGCGCCTTCCTGCACGACTCGCGCAGGATTTTGCTAAGAACGGCGCACGCCATGCATCCGATTCTCTTTCGTATCCCGCTGCCCCACATGCCCATCAAGCTGTGGTGGGGCCTCGCGCTCGTGGCCGCGATCTCGGTCATCTACGGGCTCTACGCTCGGAGAAAGGCCGACAACGGGTCGTTCATCGGCGGCATCGTGGTGGCGCTCATCTGCGGCGTCGCCGGCTTCGCCCTGAAAGACACGAAGCTCGAGGCGACGAGCCTCCCCATCTACTCGTACGGCGTGATGCTCGGGCTCTCGCTCGTCGTCGGCTGGTACCTCACCCTCACGCTTGCCGAGCGCGATGGCCTCCCGAAGGAGACCATGGCGAACTGCTACGTGATCGTGGCGCTCTCGGCGGTCGTCGCGTCGCGCCTCCTCTACATCGTGACGAACCCCGACGAGTTCAAGCAGCTCGCCGACGTGTGGGATCTCCGGCGTGGTGGGCTCGTGGCGTACGGTGGGTTCGTCGGTGGGTTCATCGCGAGCTGGGCCTACCTAAAGACGCAGAAGATCAACCTCATGCCGTGGGCCGACGTGGCCGTCCCGTCGCTCGCGTCGGGCCTGCTCGTCACGCGCATCGGCTGTTACCTCTTCGGCTGCGACTTCGGAAAGCGCCTCTCGGACACCGCCCCCGGGTTCCTGAAGAAGCTCGGGACCTTCCCGCACTGGCCCGACCAGACGCTCGCGAGCGGCTCCGGATCGCCGGCGTACGTGCGCCACCTCGAGCTCTTCCGCGGCACGCCGCTCGGGTCCGAGGTCGTCTCGTCGAACGCGTCGTTGCCGGTGCACCCCACGCAGCTCTACGAGTCGCTCACCGGGCTCTTCTTGCTCGGGCTCCTCCTCTGGCAGCGCAAAAACCAGAAGTTCCGCGGCCAGATCTTCTTCCTCTTCACGTTCACGTACGGCGCCATCCGCTTCGTGCTCGAGGTGCTCCGCGACGACACCGAGCGCGGCTCGTTCGGTCCGGCCATCGGCGAGCACTGGCTCATCGCGGGCTCGCTGCTCCTCTTCGCGATCGCCTTCACGTTCGGCATCGCGCTCGGCATCAAGGATCCGGCGAAGCGCACCGTGGCGCGCGTGCTCTCGTTCGTGCCCGCGATCGTGGCGTTCGTGATGTTGCGCCCGGCCTCGTTCGGCAAATCCGAGGTCGTGCAGCTCTCGACGAGCCAAGGCATCGGCCTCGCGTCGGCGCTGCTCTGCGCCTTCTACTACGCGAAGCTCTGGGAAGAGGCCCGCAAGAACCCTGCGGGCGCGATGTCGAAGGCCACGCTCGGCGAAGGCGCCGCCAAAGAGACGAAGGCGGCCGACGGCGACGACAGCGAGACCGACAACGACCCCGACAAGCTCCCCAAGCTCGAGGATGACGGCGAGGTGGAGCCCGGCGACGAGACCCGCGCGGAGGCGCCCGTCTCGAAGGCCCTCGGCAGCAAGAAGAAGGGCCTCAAGAAGAAGGCGAAGCCCAGGGCCGCCGACGTCGACGACGAGCCCAAGGACGAGGACGAGAAGGCCGAATCGAAGGACGAGAAGGCCGAATCGAAGGACGAGAAGGCCGAATCGAAGGACGAGAAGGCCGAATCGAAGGACGAGAAGTCCGAATCGAAGGACGAGGAGGCCGAATCGAAGGACGAGAAGGCCGAATCGAAGGACGAGAAGGCCGAATCGAAGGACGAGAAGGCCGAATCGAAGGACGAGAAGGCCGAATCGAAGGACGAGAAGGCCGAATCGAAGGACGAGAAGGCCGAATCGAAGGACGAGAAGGCCGAATCGAAGGACGAGAAGGCCGACTGAGCCGGTCGAGGTCGATGACGGGGGCTGGTCTCTTCGAGATCGGCCCCTTTTTCGTGGGATTGGTTACAGGGCAGCGCGGCGGTCCGATTGAGGCGGGAGGCCGAACTTTCGGCTGTACTCGCGGCTGAACTGCGACGGGCTCTCGTAACCGACCTCGAAGGCGGCCGTCGACACCGAGTGTCGCCCCGTGCGTAGGAGCGCCCGTGCCTCCGCGAGCCGTAGGTCCTTCTGGTATTGCAGCGGCGTCGTTCGTGTGACCGAGCGGAAGTGCTTGTGGAACGACGAGGGGCTCATGCCGGCGTGGCGCGCGAGAGCCCCGATGTCGAGCGGCCCGCGGAAGCCCTCGCGCAGCGAGCCTATCGCGTCGGAGATCCGGCTCGCGTAGCTGTCTCTCCGAAGGAGCGAGCGGAGCATGCCGCCCGAGCTCGACACCAGAAGACGGTAGTGAAGCTCGCGTCGAACGAGCGGGGAGAGCACCCGGGCGTCCTTCGGATGGTCGAGGAGGTCGAGGTAGCGCAGGACCACGGCCATGGTGGGCGCGTCGAGGTCGGCCATCTTCAACGCCGCCTCCTCCTCTTCGACGACCGTCTCGACGTCGCCGACCTCGGCGTACAAGCTCCGGAGCGTCCCGAGATCGAGCCGAATCACGAGGGCGAGGTACGGTGCCGCGGGCGACGCTCGCTCGATGCGGCTCAGGACCGGGATGTCGTGGCTGACGACGACGCTCTTTCCGGCCGACAGGGTCACGGTCTGGTCCCCCGCCGTCGTGACCTTCGATCCCTGGACGATTAGGCATACGAGGGGCTCGTAGAGGGTTGCCTCGAAGCCGGTCGGGTGTGTGGACCGAACGAGGGTCAGCCCATCGAGCGGCGTCATCGTGGCCGGGTCGTCTGCCGGTATCGTATTGATATTATGTTCGATTTTCGAGAAGTGACGGCCGATCGAATCGGCCAGAGCCTCGAGCTTCATCGGCGTGCTCTCCTCGTCGCGTCACCACGACCGTAGCACTCTGCCTCGCGCCGTGACCGATGGGCTGACGCTCTCGATAGGAATAGGCAAGCCTTCGCGAGGTTGAGGCATGCGCCTCGCTACGCGGGGGCCTACAGTCGACCTCACCTACGGAGGACGCGCATGGACCCCATCGAGACCAAGCACCTGAAGACCGTCATTGAGAAGCACACCCGCGACATGACCGGGCGTGTCGTAGCCATCACCGGGACGACCAGCGGGACGGGCTTCGTCTGCGCGCGCGAGCTCGCGAAGCTCGGGGCCACGGTGCTCTTGCTCAACCGGGAGAGCCCCCGTTCGAGCGCGTCGCTCGCCGAGCTCCGGGCCGCGGTCCCCGGCGGCAAGTTCGAGGCGATCCCCTGCGATTTGCAGAGCTTCGCGAGTGTCAGGGCCGCCGCGGAGGCGATCCGGGCCAAGTTCGAGCGGCTCGACGTGCTCTGCAACAACGCCGCCGTGATGGCGTTCCCCGATCAGGCCACGGGTGACGGGTACGACGTACAAATGCAGACCAACGCCATCTCTGCCTTCCTCCTGACGAAGGAGCTCATGGGGCTCTTGCGGAAGAGCGACGACGGGCGCGTGGTCAATCACAGCTCGAACGCGCGGCGCGGCGCCCCGCACGAGCCGAGGTACTTCGGCAAGAACGGCGGCAACCTCGGCGGGGACGGCACCGAGCAAGAGGCCTTCGCCTTCGAGGGGCCGCGTTGGCAGCGGTACCACCAGTCCAAGCTCGCGAACTGCACGTTCACCTACGGCCTCCAAAAGCGGCTCGATGCGAAGGGGATCACGAACGTGAAGGCGCTGCTCGCGCACCCGGGGCTCGCCATCACCGGCCTCGCGACGACCACCGCGGCCACGGGAGGCATGGACCTCGGCCACGGGATCATGACGCAGGCGCAGTCGGCCGAGGACGGCGCCCTGGGCATCCTCCGCGCGTGCGCGGATCCTCACGTCGAGGGCGGGGATTTCTTCGGTCCACCGGGCTGGACGGGGTTTCCCGAGAAGCTGCCGCCCGAGGAGCTGCTGACGGACCCTGAGAACGTTCGCATCGCCTGGGAGGGGTGCGAGGCTGCAGTCGGCGAGTTTCCGCTGTAGTCCGCCTCGCTTCGTGAGCCTCACGACGAAGCGCCCCGGTGAGCTCGAGGCTCCCGGGGCGTTCTTTCGTGGGGAGGGATGAGGGTCAGGCGGCCACGGGCTCGCGCAAGAAGAGGTGGATCTTGAGGCCGCGCACGAGGCGCTTCGCCTCTGCCGCGTCGGGGAGGCCGAGCGGGTCGCGCACCTCGAAGGGCACGTGGACGTCGGCGGCGGAGCTCAGCTCGCGGACTGCGGCGTCCATGGCGGCCTCGACGCGGGCGCGCTCGTCGCTCGAGAGGCGCGGCAGGATCCACGCGTGCACGGACCACGCGAGCTCGGCGTGGGCACACTCGTCGCGGTAGACGCGGTCCATGAGCTTGCGCACGTCGATGCGCGACGCGTGCTTCGCCTGGTACCCCGCGACGACGGCGCCGTAGGTTTCGCGGACGCACCCCTCGACCGCGTTCTCGAGCGCGATGTCGACGAGCTCGCGCACGGCGCCGTGAGGGACGGGTGTGGTCGAGAGCGTCGCGCCTTCGCGGACGGCGAGGTTCCCCATCATGCGCGCGTGCACGACCTCGTCGGCCTCGGCGCGGAGCGACGCGAGGAGCAGGTCCTCGGGGGCGCCGTAGTGCGAAAGCTCACGGTGGAGGATGCGGAACGCGTCGATCGAGACGCGCTCGAGATCGGCCGCGTGGGCGAGCCATCCGGCCACGGTCGCCTCGGGGCGGGGCTCGACGTAGCCTTCGGGCCTGCGCCCCTCGACGCACGAGTAGCACTCGAACGACGGGCCCGGGAGATCGTCCTTCAGGTACGCGGAGCACGAGTAGTACTGGCGGCCGTTGTCGGCCTGGGGGCAGACCTTCGCGCACTCGGCGGGGCTCATGCCGTCGGTCGGGTCGACGCCCTCGGGCACGCCGCACGCGTGGTGGAACACGTCGGTGCACGCGCCGTCGCCGCGGACCTTCTGCGGGGGGGTGGTGCAGCCTGCGTCCGGCTTGGGGGGCGGGGGAGGGGTCGTGCCGGTCGTCGTGGGCGTGGGGACCGTGGTCGGGAGGGTCGTCGGTGCCGTGGTCGAGGTGGTCGTCGGGGAAGGGGAGGGCGTGGTCCCCTCGTCGACCTTGCCGCCGCATGCGGCGAGTGAAGCGGTGGCGAGCACGTGGGCGAGGATGGGAGCGATGCGGCGCATGCCGCCGCGGATGCATGGGGTGTGCCTCTCGGGAGAGGGCGAAAGGGGGCGGGTTCGAGGGGGAGCGGTGGGGGCGTGTGTGCCAGAGCGCGCCATGGGCGGTGTGGGCTGTCGTGCCGTGGCCCGTGGCCTGGGTGGCCTTTCGGGGGCGTGAGACCTCTAAGTGAGGAAGATCATGGCCTTGGCGCGAACGTCGGTCGGATCTGGCCGAGCCGTGCGTCCAGAGATCAAGGACTTGGCGCGAACGTCGGTCGGATCTCGCCCCGATCAAGCCGCGGAGCTCGACCGCTCCCACCCCGCACGTGGGGCTGCCTCACGGCCCACCTGGCTCAAGCCGCCCACGTTGGCCCACACCGCCCACGCTGGCGCACCCGTGGCCCATCTCAACCCGCGGCGAGCTCGGCCTCGATCGACTCCCACTCGGCCATGAGCGTCTCGATCTCCCCGTCCGCCGCGGCCTTCGCGTCCTCGAGCCGCTTGACCTCGTCGGGGCTCGTCCGCTCGAAGAACCCGTCCTCCGCGTACCGCGCGTCGATCGCCTTCTTCTTCTCCTCGAGCTCGTCGATCTTGGCCATCACCTTGTCGCGCCGGGCAGGCAGCGCCGCGAGCCGGTTGCGCCGCTTCTTCTGCTCTTCCCATGACCCGCCCTCGGGCTCCTTCGTCGGCTCGGTCGCCTTGGTCGCGTCGGCCTGGGCCTTCGCCTTCGCCGAGACCGCGTCCCCGTCGAGGTGGTCGTCCCCGCACCGCTCGAGATACTCCGCGAACGTGCCGGGGAAGTCGTTCGGCCCCTCCGGCCGCAGCTCCACGATGCGCGTCGCCAGCTCCGACACGAAGTGCCGGTCGTGCGAGACGAAGATCACCGTGCCCTCGAACTCCCGCAGCCCCTCCACGAGCGCCCCGATCGCCTCGATGTCGAGGTGGTTCGTGGGCTCGTCCAAGAGCAGCACGTTCGGCTTCTCCACCGCGATCCGCGCGAACACGAGCCGCGCCGCCTCGCCCCCCGAGAGCTTGCCCACCGGCTTCTCCACCTCGTCCCCCGAGAAGAGCACCCGCCCGAGCTGCCCACGCACGTAGCTCGTCCCCTCGCGCGGGCATGCCTCCCACACGTAGTCGAGCGGCTTCATGTTCGGGTTCTTCATCACGTCGTGGTGGTCCTGCGCGAAGTACCCCACGCGCACCTCGTGCCCGAGGCTCACCTTGCCCGCGTCGGGCGCGACGTCCCCCACCACGATCTTGAGCAGCGTCGATTTCCCGAGCCCGTTCGGCCCGATGATGCCCACCTTCTCCCCGCGCCGCACGGTCAGCGACACGTCGCGCAGCACCTTCTTCTCGCCGTACGCCTTCGAGATCCCGTCGAGCGTGAGCACGTCCTTTCCGCTCGGCCGCTCCGGCTCGAACCGAAAGAGCGGCGTCCTCCGCGACGAGGCCGCGAGCTCCTCCACCTCGATGCGCTCGATCTGCTTGAGCCGGCTCTGCGCCTGCTTCGCCTTCGTCGCCTTCGCCCCGAACCGCTCCACGAACGCGCGCTTCTCGGCGATGATCTTCTCGGCCCGCGCGATCTCTTCTTCTTTTTGCGCCCGAGCGAGGGCCTTTTGGTCACAAAAAGATCTGTAGTTCCCGGTGTATAGGGTGATCGTCTCGTAGTCGACGTCGAGCACGTGGGTCGCCACGTTGTCGAGGAAGCGCACGTCGTGCGAGATGACGAGCGCCACGCCCCGGTAGCCCGCGAGGAACTTCTCGAGCCACCGGATCGACAGGATGTCGAGGTGGTTCGTCGGCTCGTCGAGCAAGAGCGCGTCCGGCCCTCCCACGAGCACCTGCGCCAAGAGCACGCGCAGCTTGAACCCGCCCGAGAGCGTCGACAAAGGCTGCCGGTGCTGCGCCGCCGGGATCCCGAGCCCCACGAGCACCGCCGTCGCGCGCGCCTCGAGCGTGGTCCCCCCGAGCGTCGACAGCTCGTGCTCGATGTCCGCGAGCCTGTGCGGATCTCCCTCGCCCCGATCGACGATCGCCGTGCGCTCCTCGAGCAGCGCGTACGTCCGCGCATCGCCCCGCATCGCGAGCGCCAAGATTTGCTCCGCGTCCGACAGGAAGTGGTCCTGCCTCAGCACACCCACGCGCGCGTTCGGCGGAAACGTCACGAGCCCGTCCGTCGCCGGCTCGTCCCCCGCGAGGACCTTCATGAAGGTCGATTTGCCCGACCCGTTCGCGCCCACGAGGCCATACCGGGACCCGGCGTTGAGCTGGAACGTCGCCCCCTCGAACAGGGTGCGAGCGCCGAACGATTTCGCGAGCTTGGAGACGCCGATCATCGCCGCGGACCCTACCAAGCCGCGCGCCCGAAAAAAACCGCGCCCTTCGCGCCTCCTCCACTCCTCCCCCGCGTACCCTTCCCCCATGTACCGCGAGCCCCCCGAGAGCCCTCCCGTCGTCGTCACGAGCGACAAGCTCGTCCAAGCCTTCGACTCCGCCACCGGCAAGCCCCTCTGGGAGGTCGAGCTCGAGAGCGGAGGCTACCCGCGCCTCGCGAGCACCGGCGCGATCCTCGTCGTCGCCGTCGGGAAGCTCGCCAAGGTCATCGACCTGCACCACGGCAAGGTCCTCTACGAGCTGCCCCTCGAGTTCTCCGTGGCCGCGGCCGTGGCCGACGGGGCGCGTGTCGTCCTCGCAGGAGATCGTGGCCTCGTCTGCCTCGACGCCCGCGGCGTCATGTGGTGCGTCCGCCCCGTCGAGAGCGAAGAGGGCTTCTTCGGCACCCGCGACGTCGCCTTCGGCGTCCACGACGGCCAAGGTCGCCCCGTCGCCCGCCTCGCCCGTTTCGCCGGCGAACGTGTCTCCCGCTCCGACTACGGCCTCTGCCTCGGCACCAGCATCGCTCAGCCCGACGTCAACACCTGAGCCCGCGCACCAGAATCCCCGAGCCCCGAGAGGGATGCCCCCCGCTCGTCACGCACGTCACCACGCAGGTGCTCGGCCTCCGGCCTGCGCGCCTGCGGGCACCCCCAAATCGGGCGCTCCGCGCCCTCAGGGGGTGCCACCCCCAGGCGCCTCCTCGACCACCGTGCGAATCTCGCCCGACCCCAGGTTCATCAGCACGCGCCGCGTGGTCCTGTCGAAGCGCGGGTCGGGCCGCACACGCACGACCTCGAGCGTCTCGTCGTCCACGTCCACCGCGTACGGCAGCCCGCCGAGCCGCATCGCGAACCTGTGCACGAGCCGCGCGACGTCCCCGACCGGCACCACCACAAGCTCGCTCAGGTACGACCGCTGGGCCTCGTCGATCTCGAACTGCGGGTGGTCCGCGACGAGCTGCCTCGCCGCGGCCTCGCGGGCGTCTCCGCGCGTCGACCGCTGCGGCGCGAGCTCCGCGTAGCCCAAGAGCTTCGCGGCCGAGGCCCGCACGATCCCGCGCCCCGCGACCACGTCGAGCGTCACGTTGCAGTCGCACGCGACGTCCCCCTCGCCACGCTGGTAGACGAAGCGTGCAGTATCCCCGTGTCGCTCCACCACGACGAGCCGGAGGTCCTCGGCGCGCGCGAGCTCACCTGCGACGGGCAGCTTCGCGAATGCCTCACGCACCGCCGCGTCCTCGGCCGTGACCGCCGCGAGCGGCGCGAGCCCCAGCGCACCGACGCTCGCGATACGGCACGACGGATCACACACCACCCGCGGCACGAAGGGCGCCCCCGCGAGCGCCGCGAGAGCCAACCGCTCGGCCGCCGCGTTGGCGAGGTAACGGTTCGTGCTCTCGTAGTTGGGCCGTGGCGGTCCACGGAGGAGGTCCACCTCGGTGTCCTCGAACGACGGGAGAATGGTCGCCTCGGCAGCGGACGGCCGCATCACCCCCAGCAAGAAGACGAGCCCGACCACGAGCCACGAGGGCACGACGCCCCCAAAACCTGCGCGAAGACCCTGGGCAACGAGACGCTTCATGACGACCCTCTCGGCAGGTCGCCCCACGTCGTTGCGTCAAATCGTCCGAGCGCGGTCGAATTCTGCTAAACCATTGAAACTACGCCACTTATGGCACTCCTCGGTCGCCCGCCACGAGCCTCGAGAGGGATGCCCCCCGCTCGTCACGCACGTCACCACGCAGGTGCTCGGCCTCCGGCCTGCGCGCCTGCGGGCACCCCCAAATCGGGCGCTCCGCGCCCTCAGGGGGTGCCACCTCTCACCCCTCGGCGCGCCCTATCCGTCGACAAGCAGCTCGACGCCGAACCGTGCCGCCGAGGCGCAGCTCCTCAAGAACGCTGCCATCTCCTCGAGCTGACCTTGCATCGGCGGGACGTTCGCGAATGCGAGCACCTGCGCGCGACGATTCGCGTCCGAGAGGATGCCGGGGTCGATGTCGTGGGGCACCAAGCCGAAGAAGAGCGCCACCATGAAGGCGTGCGTGTCGCCGAGGTGCCCGACGTGGAACAGCATGTGGAAGACTTGGTCGGAGGTCAGCGTGAATCCGCCCGGGTAGCTCCCGACGAGCGCGGTCTTGCTCTCGAAGAACGTGTCGGAGCCTCGGCGCATCGCCGCGGCCTGCGCGCCGTCCCAGCCGAAGTCCTCGATCGCGCGCTGGAGGAAGCGACCCGCGGTGGTGTCGAGGCTCGCGGGGAGCCGTGACCACAGCCAACGTTCGGTCTCGGCGCGGATCGGGTAGCTCAGATAGCCGACACACCCGTAGCCTTCCTTGGAGCCCGCGTTCGCGATGCACGATCGGCAGTGGCCCACGTGGGGGGCGAGGGCGTTCGCGCGCCGCATGAGATCGGCAACGCTCACGTCGCTCTCTTCGGGCCCCGTCGGTCTCTGGAGCACGACACGAAAGGTGATCTGCTCCGGGGGCCGGTTATCCCCAGCGGCCCGCGCGTGGCCGAGCACCATGTTCGCTCGGTCGCGGTCCTTGAGAAGTTGCACGATCGCCTCGATGCCGAGGGCCCTCTTCGGCTCGCAATCGAGATCCACCACGGTGTCCACTCCCATCGGCGCCTCCTCGGCGCCAAGATAGCGCCCGACGGCCTCGTCGTCCCCAAGCACCGGTCAGGACGATTCACAAATGGAACGTCCCGGACGGCGCCAAGCGGGAGTCACCTGCCAACAGGAGGCTGTCATGGCCCGATGGCCCCCTTTCCCCGCGGCGTCCTTCGCCGCCCTTTTGCTCCTCGCGTCCGCCTCGTGTGGCACGGAGCCCGCCCCCGAGCCCACCTTCGCCGACATCCCCGTCGGCACCCCCTTCGCCACCACACCAGCGCCCGTCCGCGAACGCTCCGCGCTCGGAGAAGTCGCCCCGGTCCCCGAGCTCGTCGCCTACCTCGGGTACTTCCGAAGAGACCCGATCCTCCCTCGTTCGACGGGCGCCCCGTGCGAGACGGTGCCGTACCACCTGGCGGCGTTCGAGGCGCAAGTCTACCCGTGGACGTACGGTGACCTTCGCCGCTGCGTGGCCGAGGGCGTGTGCCCCAACGGGCTCGTGGACGACTCGCCACCCCGTCAGGACGACGACATCTATGTCGAGGTCGAAGCTGACGCCGCGACCAAGCTGTGTCGACTTCACGGCGGCGAGGTCATCACGAACGCGCAGCTCGTCGCGCTCGCGCAAGGTGGCCAGCGACGCGTGGCGTGGGAGTCCTTCGAGTCCGACGTGCTCTCCCGGTGCGCGGTCGAGGGGCGTCGCACCGTGTGCTCTCCATACGAGGTTCCCTCTGACAGAACCGTGCGGCGAAAGGCGAGCGAGCCCCGGGAGGCCCGTGGGCCGTACGGGCACTATGGCCTGCTCGGAGACTTCAGCTTGGTGCGTCAGTTCCCGGACGGGTATCGCATCGAATTCAACCGCGACGGGTGCTCCGGCCCCTC includes these proteins:
- a CDS encoding prolipoprotein diacylglyceryl transferase, with translation MHPILFRIPLPHMPIKLWWGLALVAAISVIYGLYARRKADNGSFIGGIVVALICGVAGFALKDTKLEATSLPIYSYGVMLGLSLVVGWYLTLTLAERDGLPKETMANCYVIVALSAVVASRLLYIVTNPDEFKQLADVWDLRRGGLVAYGGFVGGFIASWAYLKTQKINLMPWADVAVPSLASGLLVTRIGCYLFGCDFGKRLSDTAPGFLKKLGTFPHWPDQTLASGSGSPAYVRHLELFRGTPLGSEVVSSNASLPVHPTQLYESLTGLFLLGLLLWQRKNQKFRGQIFFLFTFTYGAIRFVLEVLRDDTERGSFGPAIGEHWLIAGSLLLFAIAFTFGIALGIKDPAKRTVARVLSFVPAIVAFVMLRPASFGKSEVVQLSTSQGIGLASALLCAFYYAKLWEEARKNPAGAMSKATLGEGAAKETKAADGDDSETDNDPDKLPKLEDDGEVEPGDETRAEAPVSKALGSKKKGLKKKAKPRAADVDDEPKDEDEKAESKDEKAESKDEKAESKDEKAESKDEKSESKDEEAESKDEKAESKDEKAESKDEKAESKDEKAESKDEKAESKDEKAESKDEKAESKDEKAD
- a CDS encoding AraC family transcriptional regulator, which produces MKLEALADSIGRHFSKIEHNINTIPADDPATMTPLDGLTLVRSTHPTGFEATLYEPLVCLIVQGSKVTTAGDQTVTLSAGKSVVVSHDIPVLSRIERASPAAPYLALVIRLDLGTLRSLYAEVGDVETVVEEEEAALKMADLDAPTMAVVLRYLDLLDHPKDARVLSPLVRRELHYRLLVSSSGGMLRSLLRRDSYASRISDAIGSLREGFRGPLDIGALARHAGMSPSSFHKHFRSVTRTTPLQYQKDLRLAEARALLRTGRHSVSTAAFEVGYESPSQFSREYSRKFGLPPQSDRRAAL
- a CDS encoding ABC-F family ATP-binding cassette domain-containing protein, with product MIGVSKLAKSFGARTLFEGATFQLNAGSRYGLVGANGSGKSTFMKVLAGDEPATDGLVTFPPNARVGVLRQDHFLSDAEQILALAMRGDARTYALLEERTAIVDRGEGDPHRLADIEHELSTLGGTTLEARATAVLVGLGIPAAQHRQPLSTLSGGFKLRVLLAQVLVGGPDALLLDEPTNHLDILSIRWLEKFLAGYRGVALVISHDVRFLDNVATHVLDVDYETITLYTGNYRSFCDQKALARAQKEEEIARAEKIIAEKRAFVERFGAKATKAKQAQSRLKQIERIEVEELAASSRRTPLFRFEPERPSGKDVLTLDGISKAYGEKKVLRDVSLTVRRGEKVGIIGPNGLGKSTLLKIVVGDVAPDAGKVSLGHEVRVGYFAQDHHDVMKNPNMKPLDYVWEACPREGTSYVRGQLGRVLFSGDEVEKPVGKLSGGEAARLVFARIAVEKPNVLLLDEPTNHLDIEAIGALVEGLREFEGTVIFVSHDRHFVSELATRIVELRPEGPNDFPGTFAEYLERCGDDHLDGDAVSAKAKAQADATKATEPTKEPEGGSWEEQKKRRNRLAALPARRDKVMAKIDELEEKKKAIDARYAEDGFFERTSPDEVKRLEDAKAAADGEIETLMAEWESIEAELAAG
- a CDS encoding SDR family NAD(P)-dependent oxidoreductase; translated protein: MDPIETKHLKTVIEKHTRDMTGRVVAITGTTSGTGFVCARELAKLGATVLLLNRESPRSSASLAELRAAVPGGKFEAIPCDLQSFASVRAAAEAIRAKFERLDVLCNNAAVMAFPDQATGDGYDVQMQTNAISAFLLTKELMGLLRKSDDGRVVNHSSNARRGAPHEPRYFGKNGGNLGGDGTEQEAFAFEGPRWQRYHQSKLANCTFTYGLQKRLDAKGITNVKALLAHPGLAITGLATTTAATGGMDLGHGIMTQAQSAEDGALGILRACADPHVEGGDFFGPPGWTGFPEKLPPEELLTDPENVRIAWEGCEAAVGEFPL
- a CDS encoding PQQ-binding-like beta-propeller repeat protein, with amino-acid sequence MYREPPESPPVVVTSDKLVQAFDSATGKPLWEVELESGGYPRLASTGAILVVAVGKLAKVIDLHHGKVLYELPLEFSVAAAVADGARVVLAGDRGLVCLDARGVMWCVRPVESEEGFFGTRDVAFGVHDGQGRPVARLARFAGERVSRSDYGLCLGTSIAQPDVNT